The window GAGAAGAGGCTGCTCTCAGGACTCCTGGGAGTTTTATCCGCACAGCACGGCCATTCCAGGCTGGCAGCCTCAACAGCAGCATGGTGAAGAGGATGCCGCAGAGGCAGGTCAGAATCAAGCACAGATGCAGCAAAACCCAAGCCAGAACCCTTCCCTATCCAAATTCTCAGCACCCTCAAGCCAATCTTGCAGGGCCACCTTTAAATCCCCAAAGAATGTAGGACAACAAAGGCAACAAGTAGCCAAAACCCCTGTTGATCTACCTGTGAGTGGTCGTAACCAGACAGGCTCTCTCTTCCTGGGACCACTTCCAGCTCCGTCTGttgtggcggctgctgctgcctgaaatAGAAAGTGGCTGTAATAGGAGAACAGCGCCTGCTAAAAAGATTGCCAAGGGAACAGATACTCTATGGTTACACCGATGATTTATTAGCCCGGGGGAGTTCAACGCCGCAGAGGGGAAAGCTCGGGTGGGAAGGCGATTTGACAGGAGCGCAGAGCCAGCAAGAGAGGCATGGTAAAAGGAGCTGAGCACCTCCTGACCTTGAGGGCAGCTGTGCCGTGCCCATCTCCAGGGGAAGGCTGACGCTCTGCCCCAGCTGGGGCCTCTGCATTGAGTTTGACAGGGCAGGCCGAGATTCCTGGcttgaattcctgtaaaaaaaaaatagagggagagggggggagagagagagagaaggaaaaagagaaagatatatttaaaaaatgacaaaggAAAGCAAACAGTTGGCTACTGAACGTAAGAGAATGCACCTGTCTCAAACAAGATTGGAAGCTTTGGTTTTGCAAAACCTGTTCAAGTGAAGGATCTTTCCACTCAGTTTCCATGGTCTCTGAAAGGGGAGCATGGCCAGTTCTGCAGCAGCCTTAAAGCACAAGTGCAGGTTGAGGGGCCTAAAAACCCCTAAAGTTTCCATTCAGCTCTATGCCAGACACTCCAGAGTTGGTGCCTGCAGAGACCACCAGcaattttaagtttttaaaaaccCAAGATGTTGGTGGAGTTCTTTATGCTCTTCTGTCTACAGTCAAAAGTCGATTAAAAAacatcctcccccaccccacaagAAAGGGATGGAAATACAGCATTTTCCTCAACGGTTGTTTTGCACGCTGCTGCTTTTGAAGTAGGACCTGATCTCACAGATGAAACAGCTTAATACAGATAACTCAGCAAAGATGCACATAGATAAACGGCATCTCAAGCACAATCAGACACAGATTGCTGCTTATCTGGTCTGAATTTGCGCAGTGCATTTAGAAGGTGTAGTATGGATGTGGGAATGGATGTATGTGGAATGAATGAGTTCAAAGAGATAGCTCTAACACCAGGACAGGAATTTCAGCCTGTATCAGATCTGCGTCAGATCTCAGCCCTGCACTCAGACCACAGCTCTTCAGAGCCAAAGGTTTGGGGTTGCCACTGCTCAATTTTTAATGCTTTCCATCAGAAAGCACCTTGCCTGTTAGGGGAAGGCAAGAAGCGCTACCTGCCCTCTAGGACCTCTCTTccttgcaaaaaaaccccccgaCTTTTCGCCTGCCCATAAAACACAAGCAATCGAGCCTTCCGTTTGTCTGGCTGGAGAGACTCCATTTGCTGCTCTCACCAGCCCTGCAGTTTTGAAACACATATAGGAAcatttcttctttatttcaaTTTCTGCTCTTCTGTGAGGAGCCTGGAGCTCACTCATGGAAAGAGACAGCAGCTACGATCGCTCCCAAAGGAAATGCAGCTGTAGAGCAATGTGCACTACTGACCCACTAAAACAGtcaagagagggaaaagaagaaagcagcagtGAGAGCTGTCTCCCTAAAGCATCACTCAGGAGCTGGTTTCTGAGGACAAActacagcagcagagaaaaacaagGGTTTACTTTCTGCCATGAACTTGCAGACAGTCCTGCTCACATGAAAAGCCACACTCTGGACCAGCTGCCCTCCTGGACTGTCACAGAAGTCCAAGAGCTACATTCAGATGTGGACTTTACTAATATTAGCTCTGAATGCAAATTCAGAGACAGGAAACTTGCTCCAGTAACCAGAGTTAAACAAAGCATTGCTGGAGCTGAACTTTGGCAGCTTGCTAAGCTATACAACCAAGACGGCCAAAGGAATTAAATTTCTTGAACTTTATAGTCCTGTAGTGCCTGCCACAGCCCAGAAAAAGAACGCTCAGGGGACTTAGTAATTTCTCTAGGGTCTATGCAAATTGATGGGAAGCTTGGCGAGGGGGAGAGGCCAAAGCTCCCGCAGTTCAGTTCTGTGTTCCTGGTTATTCTGGGACAAGATCCCATCTGGTTCATGTGCTATCACTGGTGGTTGGCAAGTCATTTCCATGTACATACTTGACATTGGTGTTGGTACAGATGATGTACTCAATTTCATCCGAGTAGGGGTTCTGGAAGGTAAAGGAGCTGGTTCTCATCCAGAGCCATTCCCGGTTTTTGGATCGGAATCGGAACATGACTGACAGAACCTGGCCTTTTAACTTCACCACCTAAAAAAATGTAATGCCATCAGTAGTACCTGATAAAAGAAGGCATCGAAGAGCAACTTGCTTCTGAGCACAAGCCACCCCCCCACTAGAAGCCCGTGATGGCCCTTTGCCTCAAAGCCTACAAGACCATATCTTGATTTTCCTCAACTAAATGGCACTGCCACTACTCCCTTACAGGATCTCGCTTCCAGAATGATATGGTAGGAGAATCTAATAGCCCCTTTTCGGCTTCCACTTTTCTTATCTCTTTGCACTGGTGAGATGTATGAAAAACCTCCAGCGAATGATGCACACGCTGTTGCTTCTGGTGCCAACTATTTGGACAAATGGATATGAGCAGCTACTTTTTGGAGTCATGAAAGCACATGGGCAGTCTTACCTGCCCTGCCACAAGTCCAACGCCCTCAGAAATAAGAGTAACCACAACAGGGCAAGCAAACCACATCCATTTCGAGTTCTGCGGCACTGGGCTGGGCCCTAGAGATGAACCAGTGTTTCAGCTACAGAAGCATGGCATTCAAGTAAGCACTTTGTAGCCATGTCTCTGGCCCTAAAAGCAGACTGGACTAGCAGCCAGAAGATGAATTCAAGAGTTAGACATCAGATACTTCTGGTTTGTTTTGCATGTTTACAATTACTAGATCTGTAACTGTTTGCCTTTTGGCAAAGAAGAATTATCTAAGGTTTATTCTTCTCTTGGTTTTCCAGTTAGTTTCATTGTTTTGCAAGCACCAAGACACATTGCAGTTTGTATATCATACTGCATGCCAAGAGGTAGTTAAAATGCTTTACCTGCTGAAAGCTGTCCCGCAAAAGCTGTTGGTCTTCTGGGTGGCAGAAATCCACAATGTCCTTCCCCAGAAGCTCCTAATTTTAAAGGAATTGGGAGGGAGATCAAGTCAGTTTTCATCTGGCCAGCAGACTCCCCGTTTCAGGTCTGCCCCATTGATTCCACTTTGGACAGGTGGTTACTGCTCTCCCACAACACTCCCCCCGCTCCAGATCACTGCGGCACAAAGCGAGTACAGGAATTGGTGTGCTGTATTTTAAGAGAAGCACAACAGCAGTTGACTGATGTTTGATTTCTAACTCAAGCGAAGGCAAAAACTACCTTAATTGACGTTAGACATAACCCAGAGCCACCCACCTTTCCCATGATGAAAGCActtagaaaagcaaatgaaagagcAACTGGTGGAAGACAAACACACATCTGGTCTAGTCCCTCGGCACTGTTTTATCAGATCTGTTAGACAAGCAGAACCATGATGtgcaaaggagggaggagggaaaaagccTGTTCAAACTAATTCTTTCTTAGAAAGCTCCTACTGTTTTCTCACCTGAGGCTGGTAGCCAACAGTAGCCACACAGCGGTGATCTATGAAGGTGAAAATACCTTCGGTGTTGTGCCGGGAGATGAACTCTGTTGGCTGACAAACATTGTTCATGTCTGTACAGTTGGGCGAGCTAGTGACCTGCAAGACCAGACAGATGTGGTATTAGCAGATCTTGCAGGAGCTGCTTTCTGCTGGCCAGCAGTTCCAGGCAGCCCTGCAGCCGGATTAGTGGCAATCAGGAAACACCTTCAGGCAGAAGGGTTCAACTCCGTGGACTTTTAGGACAAGGCAATGTTGAACCACCAAAAAGTGCTACACACCTGGAGTCTGCCAATAGCCACAAGACAAAACTTGCTGCCCTGGCCAGCGTCCGGGTCATCATCAGGCAGGGAAACACCTGAGAGAGGAGCGCCAAAGAATTCCAGTAAGGTCAAAGCACAAAAAactgatttcagagaaaaaaaagcacGCAGCTCTGACTTCAACACATCTCTCCACTCTGTTTTGTAATCCAATATCCTTTTCCATGCAAGGACTTGGTAAATTAAAttgcctccccctcccttttttcccccagaagggAAAGAGAGATCTGTAGCTTTCAGCACAAGCTGGCAAATTAGACAACGCAGTATTTTCATCCTCCATGGTGGACACTGCTCAAGGACAGGCACCATGCCTCTGAACCACTGAAATATCCCATCTCTTAATAAACATTCCGAAACGCAGATCTCTGATACAGCACCTGAAAAAATTAGTTCAATCCTAAAATGAGAAAGGACGCTAGACATATTTGGAAAGCATTTGCTAGCGCATTCAGTGCGGAGAATGGACAACTTCAGACCATATTTTCTTAGAAAGCTGCCACGACTGAACATGTCAGCTAGCCAGCGTAAGTCGTTacctgcaggaggccaggcttTTATGTAACCTGTGCAGTGCACCACGACGTAGTGAGGTTCACCATCTTTTGCTGCACCTAAGCCATTccttgggagagagaaagagttcCAATTGTTCTTTCTTTATCCTGAAGACATTCTgtggaagcttttaaaaatacaaataggaAACCCCCTACCTGAATCTGCCTGACTTTACCCCAATTTAGTATAAAGTACAAAGACTTGGCATAAAATCAAGAGGTCCAGGGATACAATAGGTTGGAATCTCTCTCATtgtcaaatgaaaaaagagaCAATGTACACCAGGGCCCAAGAGCAACAATTTGAAGAACATTTGGTTTTAATTGACTTAAAATCCAAGTCTGGAATAAagaaaggatttaaaataaatatcatctTCCCCAATATAGTGGTACTATGGTTCCTCTACCAGCAGCTCCATCTAAACTCTTCTATGTACTACGCTAGCTCACCCTGCACACACTCTCCACAGTGTGTCCCCACCACTCTGACGACAGACCTGTAGCTCCTTTTGCTCCTAGCAAGGCAGAAGGCTTGTGCATAACCAGGGTATGATTTACCTGCAGCGATTCCGCATAAAGCTGAGACGATTTACAGAGACTGGATCCACCGAGCCGTTGCCACACCTGTACCAGAATTAGaagtgaaagaagggaaaggctttTCTCCTTGTTTATCAAGGTCAAAACAAGGTGGAAGTCTTGAATAAGAGAGGAAGCACTCTATAAACTGGGATGAAGCTTTGAACCTCCATCACACAAGTGAAAAGCGCTCATTCCACAGACTTCAATAAGGGAGGTGACACATGGGGTCAAAGCAAATTGTTAGTCCTACTTGAAACTCGGTCTTGAGAGCTACCTTAGCATAGGGCAAAGAAAGTCTCAAGAACTTGGTTGTTCGCTCTGTGTGGCAAGCTCCACTATGTTATATCATATCTAGGTCAGAATGAGCAGAACCAGAGCATGAAGGGGCCAGCAAGCAAGTTCAGCTCAGGCTCAAATGAGATTTCCCCGAGGACTCTCTCCATTACCTCATTCGGCAGATGAAAGATCTTCGTGAACCCATACACATCCTCATGGACTGCTGGCCTTCCTTCTTGACAGTGCCCGTCTTTAAATCTAAGATGCGacctaaagaaagaagaaaaagcaaggtgCTGCTGCAGTTTTTCAAATCCTTTCACCAACAGAGGCACCAGGTAACATACTAGGAAACTAGCAAGATATAAGTGTCACCAGTGGTACCTTTAGATGCATTCTCAGGGGGGGTTGCAGGATCCTTGTTAGAAAGGCACCAGGGTTTAGTTCCTTCTACAAATGGAAGGTTTTAATCCAACCAGGTCCTTTGCAGGCTTTTGCACTGCCCACCCCCTACTCCTTTCCCAGGCTGCTTTACCTGTCAGCGCGTTCTCCGATGTGGAAAGCTGCTCCCTCAGTTTGCCCACGTCATCTGGATGCACCTGGTCGTACAGGGTGCTGCCGAACCATTCGGACTGGGGCTGGTTCAAGACAGGAGTCACGGAATCGGAGACATATACCACCCTCCCAGTCTCACAGGACACTATGAACAGAAAGCCGTCGGCTGCCTCTAGGATCAAGTGTTTGAGTTCCTGCAtacaggacagacggatgcactCTTACTCCAGTGCTAAGCAGGTGACATCCTCTAAACCCACCCTGAGGGCCTCTCTCCCCTACCCACAATTTAATTCCTCCCCTGTGACTGCAGTATTTCCCCTAAAGCAGCATCAAGCCAAGACCTGGTCAGTGAGAAAGGAGGGTTTGTAGGTGCCATCAGTGGAGGTATTGCCTGTGCCACGCAGCGACTTCATGTGAGACACAGCCATGCGCAAGATGGTGAGCTTGTCTGGTTTGCGGGCCAGGGCACTGCAGGTGGGCACCATATCTGACAGCTCTGTGATGTAGGCAGTCATCTTGTTCCTTCGCCTACGCTCGATCTCGCTGTGATTTTCCCTGCAAAAGGccggggaggagaggaagaagatgaagtTACCGACAAGCCAGAAGGCTCAGCATTTTTCCCAGGTCAACGCTTCCACAAGGCCAGAGTGCAAAACACAGAGATGCATCAGAGTCATCAGGAGTTAGAAGGGCCACAAAAGCCTCGCATGCTGGGCGTGCACAAAGGAACGCAGGAACAAGTGCAAGGAGGAGAGGCTACAGCTGGACCTTCTTTGCCGCGGACAAGAGAGCCTTGCTTTAAGTTACATTGGTTCCCTGGTATCTCGTGAAGGCAATGAGCTAGGCTAAGCTACTTTAACAGAGAAAGAAGCTTCCCCATCAGTTCCACAACACTGTGACAAGGCAAAGGGTTTCTTCTCTCACCGTGGGCTCCACTCTCAAGGTTGGATTCACCTCACTTTACTgctgaaatttatttttcaacagCCAGGCACCACTGGCACTCGCTGGAGGTGCAGACAGACTATGAGGTCTCATCCCACCCACTGCTTACCTGAGGATGAAACAAATCCCCCCCACTGCATGCACCTATGGGTCTCTATACAATTATGCTAGGAGACCAGGATTACAGTTACgatttagatgcctaaattacAAACAGGCAAGCCTCACCTTGCAGAGACTTTATGAAGATATTTCTCTGTTACACTGAAAGCCTTTCACTGCATCACAGCAGGAGGGAAAAGCTTTAGAGCAGATATACACCTGATTTCTGCACAGGTCAAGGTCAATGTGGACAGTACCGTCTGTCAAGCAAATGCCCGGGCGGTGTGCAGAGATCTCCAGAGAGGTATTACGATGAGTGCTGCTGATTTCACCGTCCTTAAAGACTCTTCACAAGCCTTATGTAAGTCTGCTCACAAGACACATTTCCCATCAACCTCTCGGGAGATCAGAACATAACCTGTTTATACTTGGTTCTTTTTATCCGGCATGTATAGTTTAATTGGGTTACTAAGATAGATTTTTTCAAAACAGGACTTAAAAGCCAGGTTTCCTATACAAAAGGATGTATCAGATGCAAAGAAGCACACAGTAGGAAATGAAACGAGAGATGGAAGTGTGGGAAGGAACACAGGCAAGTGAACTAAACAGGATAAATAGAAGAAATGGAACATTTATCACTACCAGGTGTGTGCGGACATTAAATGACCTTGCTCCTCACTGCAAGAAACTGATATTCAGACAAAGTAGCGCTTCAATACCACACTCGCCTTTAATTCAGTTCTTCCAAACTCACATGCCCCAGCGCGAGAATTAAGCTACCCTCACTAGAAAGGCTAATGGGAAACCACCAGACACTATACTTGCCTCATTGCCAAACAGTCTTTACAACAGGCTTTTGCATGATAGCAACAACAGTCTACCGGGGACAGATGGAAAGGGTCACTACTTCATTGGAGGATAAACTCTCGAAAAGCACTGCTGTTTACTGTATTCACAGGCCCCACCTCTAGGGTTTCCTTATCTGCTCAAATATTTAAGCTATGCAATACTGCAGTTCGGAAAGGctatgctttggggttttttttttgtttgtttttataccaGCCAGCAGGCAATAAACTGGCCAGAATTGGGGCAGTCTCAGCACCCAAGACAGTCTTTTTAGTCCTGCCGGTTGCTTAAGAAAGAATCTAGGGCAGAACAGAAAGCTGTATTGTCCAAAGAAGTCACAGGGTAAGTTTGCAAGACGGCAAGCCACAAAACAAGCCATTCTTCACAAATTACTAACCCAGTAATGAGCTGTGGGTCGCAAGCAGCAGAAACCTTGATGGCTATTTAAGccctttttattttgcagtttgaAAATGGGAAAGGGCACACTTAGCGCTGGTGTTTTTCTGCTAGAGAGCTGCAGTCCTGACAACACACTATCTCAACCACCTGCCGCTGTGTGTGCGCGTTCGCGGGGTACATTTCACTGTTCGAACGAGCCTTTGGCCTGTATTAATGGTATAGTATTCAAGATGACTGCTCTGATCATCTCCGTGCGAGCCACAGGTCCCTAAGGAACCGCAAAcaggaaattaagaaaagaacCTGTTTTCACTAAGCCTAAATTGCTATATTGGGTAAGACATCTTCCTCCCTAGAAAGTT of the Apteryx mantelli isolate bAptMan1 chromosome 31, bAptMan1.hap1, whole genome shotgun sequence genome contains:
- the ARNT gene encoding aryl hydrocarbon receptor nuclear translocator isoform X3, coding for MAATAANPEMASDVSSLGAAVGSGNPGAGTQAGGAIVQRTSKRRPGLDFDDDGEGNSKFLRCDDDQMPNDKERFARENHSEIERRRRNKMTAYITELSDMVPTCSALARKPDKLTILRMAVSHMKSLRGTGNTSTDGTYKPSFLTDQELKHLILEAADGFLFIVSCETGRVVYVSDSVTPVLNQPQSEWFGSTLYDQVHPDDVGKLREQLSTSENALTEGTKPWCLSNKDPATPPENASKGRILDLKTGTVKKEGQQSMRMCMGSRRSFICRMRCGNGSVDPVSVNRLSFMRNRCRNGLGAAKDGEPHYVVVHCTGYIKAWPPAGVSLPDDDPDAGQGSKFCLVAIGRLQVTSSPNCTDMNNVCQPTEFISRHNTEGIFTFIDHRCVATVGYQPQELLGKDIVDFCHPEDQQLLRDSFQQVVKLKGQVLSVMFRFRSKNREWLWMRTSSFTFQNPYSDEIEYIICTNTNVKNSSQESRPALSNSMQRPQLGQSVSLPLEMGTAQLPSRQQQPPQQTELEVVPGRESLSGYDHSQVPVQPVTAAGPEHSKTLEKAESLFNQERDPRFSEIYSSINTDQSKAIPASTVPANQTLFQQGNAFTPTRPAENFRSSSMVPSVNIIQQQPTSAGRILAQISRHSNPAQVSGTNWAPGTRPTFTPQQVASQTVKTRPPSFGMGTFQGTPSSFSPMTAPGSTASPSGPAYPNLAGRGTGFTTEAAQTSAPFQTRAAEGVGMWPQWQGQHHGPASGEQHVQQPQPSQPEVFSDMLTMLGDQGPNYNNEEFPELNIFPSFSE
- the ARNT gene encoding aryl hydrocarbon receptor nuclear translocator isoform X4, giving the protein MAATAANPEMASDVSSLGAAVGSGNPGAGTQAGGAIVQRTSKRRPGLDFDDDGEGNSKFLRCDDDQMPNDKERFARSDDEQSSADKERLARENHSEIERRRRNKMTAYITELSDMVPTCSALARKPDKLTILRMAVSHMKSLRGTGNTSTDGTYKPSFLTDQELKHLILEAADGFLFIVSCETGRVVYVSDSVTPVLNQPQSEWFGSTLYDQVHPDDVGKLREQLSTSENALTGRILDLKTGTVKKEGQQSMRMCMGSRRSFICRMRCGNGSVDPVSVNRLSFMRNRCRNGLGAAKDGEPHYVVVHCTGYIKAWPPAGVSLPDDDPDAGQGSKFCLVAIGRLQVTSSPNCTDMNNVCQPTEFISRHNTEGIFTFIDHRCVATVGYQPQELLGKDIVDFCHPEDQQLLRDSFQQVVKLKGQVLSVMFRFRSKNREWLWMRTSSFTFQNPYSDEIEYIICTNTNVKNSSQESRPALSNSMQRPQLGQSVSLPLEMGTAQLPSRQQQPPQQTELEVVPGRESLSGYDHSQVPVQPVTAAGPEHSKTLEKAESLFNQERDPRFSEIYSSINTDQSKAIPASTVPANQTLFQQGNAFTPTRPAENFRSSSMVPSVNIIQQQPTSAGRILAQISRHSNPAQVSGTNWAPGTRPTFTPQQVASQTVKTRPPSFGMGTFQGTPSSFSPMTAPGSTASPSGPAYPNLAGRGTGFTTEAAQTSAPFQTRAAEGVGMWPQWQGQHHGPASGEQHVQQPQPSQPEVFSDMLTMLGDQGPNYNNEEFPELNIFPSFSE
- the ARNT gene encoding aryl hydrocarbon receptor nuclear translocator isoform X2, whose protein sequence is MAATAANPEMASDVSSLGAAVGSGNPGAGTQAGGAIVQRTSKRRPGLDFDDDGEGNSKFLRCDDDQMPNDKERFARSDDEQSSADKERLARENHSEIERRRRNKMTAYITELSDMVPTCSALARKPDKLTILRMAVSHMKSLRGTGNTSTDGTYKPSFLTDQELKHLILEAADGFLFIVSCETGRVVYVSDSVTPVLNQPQSEWFGSTLYDQVHPDDVGKLREQLSTSENALTEGTKPWCLSNKDPATPPENASKGRILDLKTGTVKKEGQQSMRMCMGSRRSFICRMRCGNGSVDPVSVNRLSFMRNRCRNGLGAAKDGEPHYVVVHCTGYIKAWPPAGVSLPDDDPDAGQGSKFCLVAIGRLQVTSSPNCTDMNNVCQPTEFISRHNTEGIFTFIDHRCVATVGYQPQELLGKDIVDFCHPEDQQLLRDSFQQVVKLKGQVLSVMFRFRSKNREWLWMRTSSFTFQNPYSDEIEYIICTNTNVKNSSQESRPALSNSMQRPQLGQSVSLPLEMGTAQLPSRQQQPPQQTELEVVPGRESLSGYDHSQVPVQPVTAAGPEHSKTLEKAESLFNQERDPRFSEIYSSINTDQSKAIPASTVPANQTLFQQGNAFTPTRPAENFRSSSMVPSVNIIQQQPTSAGRILAQISRHSNPAQVSGTNWAPGTRPTFTPQVASQTVKTRPPSFGMGTFQGTPSSFSPMTAPGSTASPSGPAYPNLAGRGTGFTTEAAQTSAPFQTRAAEGVGMWPQWQGQHHGPASGEQHVQQPQPSQPEVFSDMLTMLGDQGPNYNNEEFPELNIFPSFSE
- the ARNT gene encoding aryl hydrocarbon receptor nuclear translocator isoform X1; protein product: MAATAANPEMASDVSSLGAAVGSGNPGAGTQAGGAIVQRTSKRRPGLDFDDDGEGNSKFLRCDDDQMPNDKERFARSDDEQSSADKERLARENHSEIERRRRNKMTAYITELSDMVPTCSALARKPDKLTILRMAVSHMKSLRGTGNTSTDGTYKPSFLTDQELKHLILEAADGFLFIVSCETGRVVYVSDSVTPVLNQPQSEWFGSTLYDQVHPDDVGKLREQLSTSENALTEGTKPWCLSNKDPATPPENASKGRILDLKTGTVKKEGQQSMRMCMGSRRSFICRMRCGNGSVDPVSVNRLSFMRNRCRNGLGAAKDGEPHYVVVHCTGYIKAWPPAGVSLPDDDPDAGQGSKFCLVAIGRLQVTSSPNCTDMNNVCQPTEFISRHNTEGIFTFIDHRCVATVGYQPQELLGKDIVDFCHPEDQQLLRDSFQQVVKLKGQVLSVMFRFRSKNREWLWMRTSSFTFQNPYSDEIEYIICTNTNVKNSSQESRPALSNSMQRPQLGQSVSLPLEMGTAQLPSRQQQPPQQTELEVVPGRESLSGYDHSQVPVQPVTAAGPEHSKTLEKAESLFNQERDPRFSEIYSSINTDQSKAIPASTVPANQTLFQQGNAFTPTRPAENFRSSSMVPSVNIIQQQPTSAGRILAQISRHSNPAQVSGTNWAPGTRPTFTPQQVASQTVKTRPPSFGMGTFQGTPSSFSPMTAPGSTASPSGPAYPNLAGRGTGFTTEAAQTSAPFQTRAAEGVGMWPQWQGQHHGPASGEQHVQQPQPSQPEVFSDMLTMLGDQGPNYNNEEFPELNIFPSFSE
- the ARNT gene encoding aryl hydrocarbon receptor nuclear translocator isoform X5, with product MAATAANPEMASDVSSLGAAVGSGNPGAGTQAGGAIVQRTSKRRPGLDFDDDGEGNSKFLRCDDDQMPNDKERFARSDDEQSSADKERLARENHSEIERRRRNKMTAYITELSDMVPTCSALARKPDKLTILRMAVSHMKSLRGTGNTSTDGTYKPSFLTDQELKHLILEAADGFLFIVSCETGRVVYVSDSVTPVLNQPQSEWFGSTLYDQVHPDDVGKLREQLSTSENALTEGTKPWCLSNKDPATPPENASKGRILDLKTGTVKKEGQQSMRMCMGSRRSFICRMRCGNGSVDPVSVNRLSFMRNRCRNGLGAAKDGEPHYVVVHCTGYIKAWPPAGVSLPDDDPDAGQGSKFCLVAIGRLQVTSSPNCTDMNNVCQPTEFISRHNTEGIFTFIDHRCVATVGYQPQELLGKDIVDFCHPEDQQLLRDSFQQVVKLKGQVLSVMFRFRSKNREWLWMRTSSFTFQNPYSDEIEYIICTNTNVKNSSQESRPALSNSMQRPQLGQSVSLPLEMGTAQLPSRQQQPPQQTELEVVPGRESLSGYDHSQVPVQPVTAAGPEHSKTLEKAESLFNQERDPRFSEIYSSINTDQSKAIPASTVPANQTLFQQGNAFTPTRPAENFRSSSMVPSVNIIQQQPTSAGRILAQISRHSNPAQVSGTNWAPGTRPTFTPQQVASQTVKTRPPSFGMGTFQGTPSSFSPMTAPGSTASPSGPAYPNLAGRGTGFTTEAAQTSAPFQTRAAEGVGMWPQWQGQHHGPASGEQHVQQPQPSQPEVFSVRRTC
- the ARNT gene encoding aryl hydrocarbon receptor nuclear translocator isoform X6, which gives rise to MAATAANPEMASDVSSLGAAVGSGNPGAGTQAGGAIVQRTSKRRPGLDFDDDGEGNSKFLRCDDDQMPNDKERFARENHSEIERRRRNKMTAYITELSDMVPTCSALARKPDKLTILRMAVSHMKSLRGTGNTSTDGTYKPSFLTDQELKHLILEAADGFLFIVSCETGRVVYVSDSVTPVLNQPQSEWFGSTLYDQVHPDDVGKLREQLSTSENALTGRILDLKTGTVKKEGQQSMRMCMGSRRSFICRMRCGNGSVDPVSVNRLSFMRNRCRNGLGAAKDGEPHYVVVHCTGYIKAWPPAGVSLPDDDPDAGQGSKFCLVAIGRLQVTSSPNCTDMNNVCQPTEFISRHNTEGIFTFIDHRCVATVGYQPQELLGKDIVDFCHPEDQQLLRDSFQQVVKLKGQVLSVMFRFRSKNREWLWMRTSSFTFQNPYSDEIEYIICTNTNVKNSSQESRPALSNSMQRPQLGQSVSLPLEMGTAQLPSRQQQPPQQTELEVVPGRESLSGYDHSQVPVQPVTAAGPEHSKTLEKAESLFNQERDPRFSEIYSSINTDQSKAIPASTVPANQTLFQQGNAFTPTRPAENFRSSSMVPSVNIIQQQPTSAGRILAQISRHSNPAQVSGTNWAPGTRPTFTPQQVASQTVKTRPPSFGMGTFQGTPSSFSPMTAPGSTASPSGPAYPNLAGRGTGFTTEAAQTSAPFQTRAAEGVGMWPQWQGQHHGPASGEQHVQQPQPSQPEVFSDMLTMLGDQGPNYNNEEFPELNIFPSFSE
- the ARNT gene encoding aryl hydrocarbon receptor nuclear translocator isoform X7; this translates as MAATAANPEMASDVSSLGAAVGSGNPGAGTQAGGAIVQRTSKRRPGLDFDDDGEGNSKFLRCDDDQMPNDKERFARENHSEIERRRRNKMTAYITELSDMVPTCSALARKPDKLTILRMAVSHMKSLRGTGNTSTDGTYKPSFLTDQELKHLILEAADGFLFIVSCETGRVVYVSDSVTPVLNQPQSEWFGSTLYDQVHPDDVGKLREQLSTSENALTGRILDLKTGTVKKEGQQSMRMCMGSRRSFICRMRCGNGSVDPVSVNRLSFMRNRCRNGLGAAKDGEPHYVVVHCTGYIKAWPPAGVSLPDDDPDAGQGSKFCLVAIGRLQVTSSPNCTDMNNVCQPTEFISRHNTEGIFTFIDHRCVATVGYQPQELLGKDIVDFCHPEDQQLLRDSFQQVVKLKGQVLSVMFRFRSKNREWLWMRTSSFTFQNPYSDEIEYIICTNTNVKNSSQESRPALSNSMQRPQLGQSVSLPLEMGTAQLPSRQQQPPQQTELEVVPGRESLSGYDHSQVPVQPVTAAGPEHSKTLEKAESLFNQERDPRFSEIYSSINTDQSKAIPASTVPANQTLFQQGNAFTPTRPAENFRSSSMVPSVNIIQQQPTSAGRILAQISRHSNPAQVSGTNWAPGTRPTFTPQVASQTVKTRPPSFGMGTFQGTPSSFSPMTAPGSTASPSGPAYPNLAGRGTGFTTEAAQTSAPFQTRAAEGVGMWPQWQGQHHGPASGEQHVQQPQPSQPEVFSDMLTMLGDQGPNYNNEEFPELNIFPSFSE